One Megalopta genalis isolate 19385.01 chromosome 5, iyMegGena1_principal, whole genome shotgun sequence DNA window includes the following coding sequences:
- the LOC117226853 gene encoding alpha-ketoglutarate-dependent dioxygenase alkB homolog 7, mitochondrial, whose translation MRFKMHLLTGSFIRTLNLYNLKYYSRTTMLNNKADQDLENWKELLHNTMQIIPNFISTSEEESLIEEVDPYMKRLRYEEAHWDDAIHAYRETERKNWNKKNEEILNRVRATAFPKEMLQLPLIHVLDLASEGWIKPHVDSIRFCGEIIAGLSLLSDCVMRLTMVGHETTHKDEFLLPQRSLYIMSGVARYNYNHEILKNEESYFEGQHVPRSRRISIICRCHPNNNE comes from the exons ATGAGATTCAAAATGCATCTGTTAACTGGATCTTTCATCAGGACCCTTAATTTGTATAACTTAAAGTATTATTCACGAACAACCATGTTAAATAACAAAGCTGATCAAGATTTAGAGAATTGGAAAGAACTGCTTCATAATACAATGCAAATTATTCCAAATTTCATCTCGACGAGCGAAGAAGAGTCTTTGATCGAAGAAGTTGATCCCTATATGAAAAGACTTCGATACGAGGAAGCACACTGGGATGAT GCAATACATGCTTACAGAGAAACAGAAAGGaagaattggaataagaagaatgAAGAAATATTAAACAGGGTTCGTGCGACAGCTTTTCCCaaagaaatgcttcagcttcctTTGATACATGTTTTGGATTTAGCAAGCGAAGGATGGATAAAGCCACACGTCGACAGTATTAGG TTCTGTGGAGAAATTATTGCCGGCTTGAGTTTGTTATCCGATTGTGTAATGAGATTAACTATGGTTGGACACGAAACAACGCACAAGGATGAATTTCTGTTACCCCAGAGATCTCTGTATATAATGAG CGGAGTAGCCAGATACAACTACAACcatgaaattttaaaaaatgaagaatcTTATTTCGAAGGACAGCATGTACCCAGATCTAGACGTATTTCAATAATATGCAGATGTCATCCAAACAACAACGAATAA
- the slv gene encoding sugar transporter SWEET1 isoform X3: MISTGIKDALATTASICTVLQFLAGVLVCKKIIKNGSTGNSSPLAFITCYTSCLLWMRYV; the protein is encoded by the exons ATGATTTCGACGGGGATTAAAGACGCATTGGCTACAACAGCCTCAATCTGCACTGTTTTACAATTTTTAGCCGGCGT ATTGGTGTGTAAGAAGATTATTAAAAACGGTTCAACAGGAAATAGCTCGCCTTTAGCATTTATAACATGTTACACGTC GTGTCTTTTATGGATGAGATATG Tgtaa
- the slv gene encoding sugar transporter SWEET1 isoform X1 — protein sequence MISTGIKDALATTASICTVLQFLAGVLVCKKIIKNGSTGNSSPLAFITCYTSCLLWMRYGMLIEDHFILLINIFGSILQASYVYVYISYSVKKLKIIREMIIATCFLGAVYFYSFYEQDKLLAAKCVGFLSCTVAVLYFASPLTTMAHVIRMKNTESLPFPIIMASLVVSSQWFAYGCLLNDRFIQIPNFLGCLLSAFQLCFFVVYRNKQIRGDDLI from the exons ATGATTTCGACGGGGATTAAAGACGCATTGGCTACAACAGCCTCAATCTGCACTGTTTTACAATTTTTAGCCGGCGT ATTGGTGTGTAAGAAGATTATTAAAAACGGTTCAACAGGAAATAGCTCGCCTTTAGCATTTATAACATGTTACACGTC GTGTCTTTTATGGATGAGATATGGTATGCTTATCGAAGACCActttatattgttaataaatatttttgggAGTATACTTCAAGCATCGTATGTTTATGTGTATATTTCATATAGTgtaaagaaattgaaaatcaTCAGAGAAATGATAATAGCAACTTGTTTCCTCGGAGCTGTATACTTTTATAGCTTTTACGAGCAGGATAAGTTGCTAGCCGCTAAATGTGTTGGCTTTCTGAGCTGTACAGTGGCAGTATTATATTTTGCATCTCCTTTAACGACAATG gcACACGTAATAAGAATGAAGAACACTGAAAGTTTACCATTTCCAATAATCATGGCTTCATTGGTAGTTTCTTCTCAGTGGTTCGCATATGGTTGCCTTCTCAATGACCGTTTTATACAGATACCAAACTTTCTAGGTTGTCTATTATCTGCATTTCAACTTTGTTTCTTTGTAGTTTATAGGAACAAGCAAATTCGAGGAGATGATTTAATATGA
- the slv gene encoding sugar transporter SWEET1 isoform X2: protein MLHVVSFMDEICVKKLKIIREMIIATCFLGAVYFYSFYEQDKLLAAKCVGFLSCTVAVLYFASPLTTMAHVIRMKNTESLPFPIIMASLVVSSQWFAYGCLLNDRFIQIPNFLGCLLSAFQLCFFVVYRNKQIRGDDLI from the exons ATGTTACACGTC GTGTCTTTTATGGATGAGATATG TgtaaagaaattgaaaatcaTCAGAGAAATGATAATAGCAACTTGTTTCCTCGGAGCTGTATACTTTTATAGCTTTTACGAGCAGGATAAGTTGCTAGCCGCTAAATGTGTTGGCTTTCTGAGCTGTACAGTGGCAGTATTATATTTTGCATCTCCTTTAACGACAATG gcACACGTAATAAGAATGAAGAACACTGAAAGTTTACCATTTCCAATAATCATGGCTTCATTGGTAGTTTCTTCTCAGTGGTTCGCATATGGTTGCCTTCTCAATGACCGTTTTATACAGATACCAAACTTTCTAGGTTGTCTATTATCTGCATTTCAACTTTGTTTCTTTGTAGTTTATAGGAACAAGCAAATTCGAGGAGATGATTTAATATGA